In a genomic window of Primulina huaijiensis isolate GDHJ02 chromosome 10, ASM1229523v2, whole genome shotgun sequence:
- the LOC140986714 gene encoding uncharacterized protein — protein MSRTNETMRLTVTTFVGIIVGYFLGVSFPALSFTKAHLSSRIFPSTDIAAIDDKYPDIPTQTLLNLWFSLKVRKGISHGFNNTKIWAATNPRGAERLPPGVIVAESDFYMRRLYGVPDEDLIIKPRYLMTFTVGLEQKMNIDAAVKKLTENFTILLFHYDNRTSEWEEFEWSKRAIHVSVRKQTKWWYAKRFLHPDIVAPYDYIFIWDEDLGVENFGFEEYIKLVKKHGLDISQPGLSPDSGMTWEMTRRRNDTEVHKDAEEKQDWCREGLPPCAAFVEIMAPVFSREAWRCVWHMIQNDLVHGWGLDFALRKCVEPAREKMGVVDSQWIVHHTIPSLGNQGEAKNGKTPWEGVHERCKNEWTMFQDRLSAAEEAYYKEMGIDPPNSTAR, from the exons ATGAGTAGAACAAATGAAACAATGAGGCTAACAGTTACAACTTTTGTGGGGATCATAGTTGGCTACTTCTTAGGGGTGTCCTTTCCTGCACTTTCATTCACAAAG GCACATTTGTCATCAAGAATCTTTCCTTCCACCGACATTGCTGCCATTGACGACAAATACCCTGATATCCCGACTCAAACGCTGTTAAATCTGTGGTTTTCTCTTAAAGTTCGTAAAGGCATCTCACATGGATTTAACAATACCAAG ATATGGGCCGCGACAAATCCCCGAGGCGCTGAGAGACTACCACCTGGTGTAATTGTAGCCGAGTCTGATTTTTATATGCGCAGATTATATGGTGTTCCTGACGAG GATTTGATCATAAAACCGAGGTATCTAATGACCTTTACTGTTGGATTGGAGCAGAAAAtgaatattgatgctgcagtgAAGAAG TTGACAGAAAACTTCacaattttgttatttcacTATGATAATCGGACAAGTGAATGGGAAGAATTCGAGTGGTCGAAAAGAGCCATCCACGTGAGTGTGCGGAAGCAGACTAAATG GTGGTATGCAAAGCGCTTTTTGCACCCGGATATAGTGGCACCATacgattatatatttatatgggATGAAGATTTAGGCGTGGAGAATTTTGGCTTTGAGGA ATATATAAAACTTGTGAAGAAGCATGGTTTGGATATTTCGCAACCCGGTTTATCCCCAGATAGTGGAATGACATGGGAGATGACGCGAAGACGAAATGACACTGAAGTTCACAA AGATGCAGAGGAAAAGCAAGACTGGTGCAGAGAGGGTTTACCGCCATGTGCAGC ATTTGTCGAGATCATGGCGCCGGTGTTTTCTCGTGAAGCATGGCGCTGTGTCTGGCATATGATTCAG AATGACTTGGTCCATGGATGGGGGCTTGATTTTGCGCTTAGGAAATGTGTGGAG CCGGCTCGTGAAAAGATGGGAGTCGTGGATTCTCAATGGATCGTGCACCATACCATTCCTTCACTTGGAAATCAG GGTGAGGCCAAGAATGGCAAGACACCATGGGAAGGG GTACATGAGAGGTGTAAAAACGAATGGACAATGTTTCAAGACCGTCTTTCGGCTGCAGAAGAAGCCTACTACAAGGAAATGGGAATTGATCCACCCAACTCTACGGCTAGATAA
- the LOC140986895 gene encoding putative F-box/LRR-repeat protein 8 — MDTLLCDELLQEIFHRLRPPSLAAVSLVSKRWRRLLRSSTTSLSLYLPPPYDPTTIASFSSFLSQHHFLTNLSIATSPLAGVGDNLLLSISVACPKLRKLRYLTNPLSPFSLVVISTSCAHLSSISVALSRPLCFHWLRCFSGLKCLSLFFTSPVSVLDSYGVEEKIDAFDAELGLDNLSLSGIVSEDLGLGLLWRNCRNIKKLQLQSCASLGDYACVSGFVKILKGLQELELRACRSIVDGVLLKVAENCDSLESLLIYDGGSQEGIMQFINQSKCNLKRLELRLPLDLDNTHLIALAENLNFRGLTSLRLENCCLVTGDGLKVFARTIGVKLEELALINCDVVERESGLLTALGQDLKRLRKLDLSFNEMMVDKELTLMLASCNFLIELKLRGCRGLTEKSVASMVRSCENLQSVDITCCGIEMEGVELLVLKSKRLRQLEVEQNKLSDTARIVASSKFIEVVCLD, encoded by the coding sequence ATGGACACTCTTCTCTGCGATGAGCTTCTACAGGAAATCTTCCACCGCTTACGGCCGCCGTCGTTGGCCGCCGTATCCCTTGTCTCTAAGAGGTGGCGCCGCCTCCTACGTTCTTCTACCACCTCTCTTTCTCTCTATCTTCCCCCTCCATATGACCCCACCACCATCGCTTCTTTCTCGTCCTTTCTTTCCCAGCACCATTTTCTCACTAATCTTTCTATCGCCACCTCGCCACTCGCCGGAGTTGGTGACAATCTCTTGCTCTCTATCTCTGTTGCTTGCCCCAAGCTGCGCAAGCTCCGCTACTTGACCAATCCACTCTCACCCTTCTCTCTGGTTGTTATCTCGACTTCTTGTGCTCATCTTTCTTCTATTTCCGTCGCTCTCTCCAGACCCCTATGTTTTCATTGGCTTCGTTGTTTCAGTGGTCTGAAATGTCTTTCCCTATTTTTCACGAGCCCTGTGTCGGTGCTGGATTCTTATGGGGTTGAAGAAAAAATAGATGCTTTTGATGCGGAGTTAGGTTTGGATAATCTATCTTTATCTGGAATTGTGTCCGAGGATCTTGGCCTTGGGTTGCTCTGGAGAAATTGTAGGAACATTAAAAAACTGCAGCTCCAGAGCTGTGCGAGTTTGGGAGACTACGCTTGCGTTTCGGGTTTTGTGAAAATCTTGAAGGGTCTCCAGGAACTGGAGTTGAGGGCTTGTAGGAGTATAGTTGATGGGGTATTGCTGAAAGTGGCAGAGAATTGTGATTCTTTGGAATCTCTGCTGATTTATGATGGTGGCAGCCAAGAGGGTATTATGCAATTTATTAATCAAAGCAAATGCAACTTGAAAAGACTTGAATTAAGATTGCCTCTTGATCTTGATAACACTCATTTGATTGCTTTGGCTGAGAATTTGAATTTCAGGGGTTTGACAAGTTTAAGGTTGGAAAATTGCTGTCTTGTTACTGGGGATGGGTTGAAAGTTTTTGCGAGGACGATAGGTGTTAAGCTTGAGGAGCTCGCTTTGATAAATTGCGATGTGGTGGAGAGAGAATCTGGTTTATTGACCGCTTTAGGACAGGATTTAAAGAGACTGAGGAAGTTGGATTTATCTTTTAACGAAATGATGGTCGATAAGGAGCTAACTCTGATGCTCGCTTCATGTAATTTCTTGATTGAATTGAAACTTAGAGGCTGCCGTGGATTGACCGAGAAATCTGTGGCCTCAATGGTTAGGAGCTGTGAGAACTTGCAGAGTGTTGATATAACTTGCTGTGGAATTGAAATGGAGGGAGTTGAGTTACTTGTGCTAAAATCTAAGCGCTTGAGACAACTGGAAGTGGAGCAGAACAAACTTTCCGATACCGCCAGGATAGTAGCATCTAGTAAATTTATTGAGGTTGTGTGTCTCGATTGA